The genomic stretch caaaaaaatataatgacaaAAACATTTGATTGAACTAAACAACATAGGTgaaattaatctaaaaaaaccataaaatctcTAAACATTGATTTATCCTCTAATTATTATCTCTCTATCAAGTAggttaaaataattttgataattaataaacTCACTTATCACATATACTTGCATTATAAAAATTGCACAACAATGATCAACAGTGATTTCACGATAAAATTTACGGTGTCGCAAATACCTTGATCTCTGATTTCTAACAAACAACAACTCTTAATTTCTTCTTGAAAGGACAAATTTACAGTGACaatctaaaaagaaacaatCTCCAAACATCCATCCATTTTCTCTTCCATTGAACCAGTGGCTACTTCATTTACAAAAGGAGTTTCGTATTAGATTCCAAGTTCTCTGCAAGGAATCCACATAAGAATTGAGCATAAGATGACAATGGACAGAGATCCAAAACATGATACAAAAACTAACTTTTTGACTGCCTTTCTCACTTATATTGTATCTTTCACCAGAGAAATCACTTCTGGTCACCATTACCACATGACTGGAGTAGTGGCGGTGGTGGTAGTTGCTGTTGGGATTTCAGGCATCATACAGTGTTGTCGTTGCCATTGTTGGAAAACCCCAGCTCCAGTTCCAGAACTGGATGCTTGCTCACTCTCTTCTTCCAATTCCATTGAGGCACATTCTTCCTCGGCTTCCATTGGCTCAATTGATACACTGCTGCTTGATCCCTCAACTTGAGACCATGAGGTTGCAGTGGCCTGGGTTGGCACCCAAGGTACCATAGCCAAGGCGTCATTAGCAGCCTCTTTGCAATTTATCAATAAGTTGCTCACACTGAGATTAGAATTCTGGCATAAAAATGCTTGATCTGCATTAATAATTCAACAGATAAATTAACGGATGCTAAGGCACAGAATTCAAAATTCAATACATACTGGTGAACTACTTAAGATAAAACTGTTACTAAAATTCACATATCCCACAGCTAAACCAGTAGAATGAAACTTCAACTGCCAATCTTATAAGCTCAGTAATCCACTCCACCATTagcaaaatattatttatccaTATAAAAAAGACACCATATATAAgaatctaaaacaaaaaaataaaaaaatttccaagtAGAGACTGCACAACAAGTCATCTGTGCAATCAAATTCTCCTAAAATGATTTCCTTGTTTTCATATCACACCAGATAATGGGGAACATAGGttataaaatcaattcaatgTGGCACAAAATCGTATCAGTTTCTGCAGAAGTTAATGTCTAATCAAAATTTATGAGAACAGAAGTGGTCAGAAAAACACATTGTGTGGATAGATGGCACTTAaaaactgaaaagaaaaacaattgaaataaaaatactaactcTTGAGGCCGGGCAGCATGTCTGAGCTGACTGTAAATGAAGCATTTGAAGAACTTGGAGACAAGTATAATGGAGTATCAATAGGCTTATACAAAACAATAGCCCTCTCTTCGTTCACAGGAATCAGAGGTACATCCTCAACCACAGCATCTACTTCTGGTGCTGCGCTGCCTATTTGCTCACTCAGCAATTGTTGCTGAGATACCAAAGGAACAGCAGGCTCTTCTTGCATAACCGAAGGACGCTCCACATCCTAGCAGATACGGAATGCGGAACTAATAACAGTTAATAACCTCAAGGTCACTGAAAATTCACAGGCACCTTCATAACCAAATAAAAACAGAAGAAGCACTACACCGAATCAACATAAAAGAGACCAAGAAAAATAGGTGATCAGTATGAATCATCAAACAAAGAAAGTTTTATGCTTTTTGATCTTACTAGTATATATGAACCGAATTCATTTCTTATTACACTCTTACTTTACTGTTTAATTCGTATTGCGTTATATTCTTCAGATTCTACTTGAAAATTGAAGGCATGCAGCTTCCAATTTTTCACagttgatcattttttttggtTCCTTGTTTTTTTCAGCAAAACATTTCTGTGATTTAGGATTTTTACCATCGTTTTGTCAAAGTAAGATTTCCCCAGATGCATACAACAAACAAGTTTAAAAATTGATATGCAGCATTCAAAAAACAAGGTCTTTTACAGCCATCAGAATGCTCCAAGGCGCAAACTAATATCCCTCTCCATTCAGTAAAACTAGAATACCCCCCAAAAACATTATTCAACATTCTAAACCGCAAATAATCATCTCAATATCCACGAGGTTAACATTGTTCAAATCAAACATCAGCATCAAGATCTACTTAAAAATAAGATCAAATTTAACTGTTTACCATTTACAAAAAGCACGCAAGACTCCTATCCACAACAAACACTTCAAAACTCACAAATTCCACAATCACCAAACCAATACTTCACCAAATTAACATTTTTTAACCATTACTCTTTAAATAATTGAACAACCATgaaacaaagcaacaaatcttcacaaaaacttgataaatcacaaattaCTCCaaatcagaaaagaaaaaaacaataataataaaaagaataaactcTTACCAGCCTCCTCATCTTAATCGAAGGAGACAAGAGCGAGAACTCGGAGAAGTCGTCAGAGACGTCGTCCACTTCCTTCCTCTTCAATGTCTTCATCTTCCCCAGCACGTACGAAGccatcttcaatcaatctcaaaaccctaactcttCTCTAATCCACGAGAACTTCGTCTCCCTCCCAATCTCTCTCTAATACTAAAGCGTGTGAGAACTCGAGACTCTTCTCCGATGTTCTCTGGAGTTTCTAGAACAATCCAGAGTTCCCGCACCAATGGTGAGTTAACTTACTATAATACCCCTAACAGTAGCACGTTGTCACAGTGAGAGCATGTCCTTTTTCGATAATTCATATAAAGCACAGGTCACCCCTTCgattttgcctcgagatctgtttAAATGGTGAACTCAAATTACTACACCACCCTTTAACACCCGTACAATGATAGTAAAGACAGTATGTCGTTTATCGTCAATTCATTTATTAGGCTGGATTGCTCCGTCgattttgcctcgagatccgtTATTTGTTAACGGGTCGGGCGGGTTCAACTATAAAAGATCCGCTTCGCTTTGCCATGAGCTATCCGTTTTCCGTTAACGGGTCGGGCGGGTTCAACTACGAAAGATCCGCTTCGCTTTGCCATAAGAACCATTGATTCATAGCCTTCGGTTttagcgagagagagagagagagagagagagcttggaAGGAGAGCAATGGCGGTGTGGGTGGATTCAGGGAAGCTGATGATGAATCTGAGTGGATGGTATCGAAGAACTCTTGCAGCATCGGCGACATCATCATCAGCAGGAGTGGCATGGAAACGGCGATTGGATGTGGCTCCATTGCGCTGCTCGCCATTGGAGCAAGACATTGATATCCAGAGAGATCTACAGAGCCAAGATGAGGTTAGTATGTGAAATTCTATGATGTCAGTAGCATTATCAGCTGATTTATGTTGCTTGATGAGAAGGATTAATGATTTTGATGGGAAATTGATGAGTTTAGAAAGTTCATGGATTTTGGGTTTTGTAGTGATTACCTGAACGCGTTACTTGAATTTATACTCGATTTGCACAATTGTGTGTGATTGTTTTCTTCAACTGTTGCAATTAGTTTAGTTGAGAATTTAGTTGTGGTTGCTCGGAGTTGGATAGGATTCAAGATGTGGTAGCTATTAAACTACATTTAGGGTTtgttttttggggaaaaaaaatctaatttgcttgaagatcttgattgaaaaatggcaAACACTTACCTTTTGCCATCAGAAGAGCTTTCACCATTAAATTTAGAAGCTAAAAGAGTAATATGGTTGCATAAGATCTTGTTTGCCTTTGCTTTTCATGAAAGAGCTTTAAATTAAAGGAATTATTTTAGATAAGACGAGTGTTTGGCAATTTCAAGAAAATAGCTTTTTACCAGAAACTCTTTCGGAAAGCTAATGTTTTAGTAGAGCTTTTCAAATGCAATGCTAAACATGACCTTAACAAAAATGCAGAGGCATTTATTTTGGCATGAGAAATTGAAATCACATCTCTGGGACCTTTGGCAAATATTCGTAGACAGCATTAATTCTACAAACTGTGTTTTTGAGATTATGTTCTCCCTTTGCCATGTGGAATGATTACTAATGTCAGCTTCTCCATTCATTTGCTTAGGTTTTGTCTGTGGAAGctataaaatatttcatgtttggaGAAGTTATGGGACATTAACTGTACTAGATGATTTATCAAGCTAATTATTGGATCATTTTGACCGtgctaattataaaaaagatttgACATCGGTGATCAATATATTATTCTCAGATAATGCCAAGAGTATGTTTCAGTTTTACCATTATTGTATGTCTGTGTTAGAAGgtaaatatatattcttttactCGAGTTTCTTTTAACTATATCAGGATTCTTTATTACCGTCTCTTGAAACACTGAATGAAGTGTTAGTTATGTGGAAGCCATACTACTCTTTAGCTCAATGTGATCTATGTTTTATTAACATCCAAGGAAATTACAAAACAATGTCATATTTTGGATAATTGGCAGGAATCTGGCAGCTAATCTATGTGGACACACAGATAGATTGATTTTGCATATACCCATACATCAATAAATGTAGAatgttcatttgtttttctgGTTTACGTTAGTAATTCACTGTATGGTGCAAAGTATCTGAAGGAATGTACATTGAATTAAGGATTTGGCGATACTGTGTGAACCGTGTAAGGGCACAGGATGGTTGGTCTGTGACTTATGTAAGGGGCAAAAGACCAATGTGAAGGCCAAGAACAACCGAATTTATCGCCGCTGCCCGACTTGTAAAGCTGTAAGTTATAGAGTGCAGGGTAGTATATGATAAATATTGATGTTATTCCTTATATATGTTGTTTTGATTACTCACAGGTTGGATATATTCTATGTTCAAAGTGTAAAGTCTTCAAATGTGTGACATTCCCAGATTTTGAAGATGGTGATTTGTTAGTCACTTGAATTTTGGCTTTGCTGATGTGCCCTTGTCATAAGAAGAGATTTGTACATTTGTTACTTTCAAGTCGTTCTATACAGAATAGGGCAAGATGACAGCGCCGCACATTGGAGAGGATGAACTAATCttgctatattttgtttttgtatactAATTTGTGAGAAACTATGATACGTGGCACAGGCAGATTTAATAGGCTTTTCCTGTGAATTTGATAATTTCTAGCATGCAGTCATCTCGCGGTCCAAAAAACGTGGGTCATAGTTATTACAAAATAAGGATTGATTACTGATTTACTGTTCAGTGTTCGGTAGCatgaacaaaaatatattttttaattataacaacattgttataaaattgccttattaattttatatttatataaaatatatcatgtaaataatcaAGGCAACTTTTTgggggaaaaataaaatttcagtttacacatattaaaaaatatatctaaaaagaTAGTTCTGGattcttatttttgtatctcacaattttttttttaaaattacataatattaaaaataatgaaaatgtctttcaactatttttttttttgggtggaaACAAAACTAACAGTTGCGGTAAGCCGGGGGAGTCTCCATACCAGCGTAGGGATGCAGATGAACACATAAAAACAAGAACAgatcttcaacaaaatcaggaCCAAAACCCTACCTCAGCAACCTTACCAGTTTCTCACGTTCCGTACCAAAAACCCAATCCCAAGACAAACACACGGCCACTAGGGATACAAGCAAAACAAAACCCTCAAGATAAGACACCCTCACCAATTCCTCCCATTCTAAAACACAGTAAAACCCTGACGAGTGGCAACGAAAAACCCCATCATTCAAAAGAATCAAAACTCTTCCCCCAAATCTAATGGCCTCGTCTCCTCCGACCGAATTAAAGGAAAAACCCAACAGCAACGAGGATAAGAAGAGAAGGAGACCACCAAGCGCCGAGGAGATGCTCGCCCACTACGAAGCACAGGGACTAGATACCAGAGAAGCATCTCTAAAGGCCATCAAAGAACTCCAACTACTCCTCTACCGCTCCGTCTCATCCGCAAGACCTGGAGCTAAGAAAGACGATGACTCGACCCGTAAACTAGACAACGTTTACACTCGCCTGGCAATCCTGGACATGAAACTGGATTCCAAACCCAATTTCCCCCAATCCCTTGCCATTGGTGTCACTGCCCAAGCTATCTTTACAGGACTTTCCACTATTTATAAGGTCGTCAGATCTGCCACTCGTGGTTCACCCCCACCCTCTTCTTaagacttatttttatttatttatcgcttgttggatgattttgtttttagctATTATGAGATGGAACTTTTATTGGTGTTGATTAATTAAAGTAAGGATTCTGGATCTGGACGGAGGATTAGGATAATAGAAGAGTAACTGAGCATGGGGTAGAGGTTGGAGTGGAGAAAACCGGCGTACTGTTTTATGGCTGTGGGTTTGTCTGGAAGATCATCGGAGAGGAAGTCGTATGGTGAGGGCTTGCTTGTGTCCACCAGTGGTTCCCAGATGTAGCCTGGGCGTTCGGGCAGTGACACTGTCACTGGGAGATGGCTTGTGTTGAAGGCAATGTATATCTCTTGCATCACTTTGTCTGTCTGTTCATCGGAAACAAACATTCAAACAGTCATTTCTTTGATTGATCAGTAACATAGTTAGGTTTAAGTAGGAGAATGTACCATAGAGAATGCAACAAAACGACTGGTTTTAGACCAGTCAGGTGCACAATGCCGGTGGCCATGCCATTGTAGACGATCTCCAGTAGGGAAATCATCTAGACCGAGGGATTCGCATTCGCTGCAATTCATAATAGAGACTTGAGTCTATGGAAGGCTGGAAAGGAAGATTATAATCGTAGTTTGGTTTTTACCTGCGGAACTTAGTCATGAGATGGCAAAACCTGTAGAAGTCTGATGAGGAGTCTTCTTTTCTATCCCATCTGAAGTAGTTGAGCTATATTGAAATGGTTATCATGGATTAGAGTTAATGAACATCCTGCAGAAGATTTGtgaaaaaatgataaatgtgTGACAATACATGGTTGTCATGGCAATATGTGTTGTTGTTCCCTCCTTTGCTGTGGCCATATTCGTCACCCATATAGATCATGGGCACACCCTGGACAGATAACACCGAGTCTCATAAGTCATAAGGTCTGCTTTTAGGAAATTTTACTGAAAATGAACACACTAGATGTAAAGTTAAGCGTGCACTTTCAACACACAATGTAAACCCCTAAGTTAAAGATTAGATGAGGAAATCATCAACTGAAGACAGAACCACTAGATACAATGTATGAGAGCAaacttaccatccacaaacatAAAACCCAAATTTAAAGATTTGGTATTGGTTTTACCTTGTTGACTATGTAACATGACGCATGGTAGTAGTTCTGTTCAATATAATTAAAGAACATACTCCAACTTCCACATTCACCTACCTATGCATTTCTTCTTTGAGAAAGAGGAACTGTATAAAGGTTGCCTAACTTTATGCTGGTTTCAACTTCAAAGACAGATTGGAATAAGGTGAATTGGCCATAACTTCAAAAACTATCGTATAGAATAAATCTATCCTTGTTTACACTGTTTGTAATATAAAAGCAAGAGATTGCGTAATGTTGTTTCCCTTGGCTCATGTAAATTCATAAGTAACATATGGAATGATTGATTCGTATAAGACAGCCCACCCTATAGTTTAGAAAATTGGCATGCTGGTGATGACCGTTGACACACTAAGACTGGGAACTGGGACCGAGaatagaatttttttgaaatcagGTTTGAACagtttgaaaaaagaaaaacaatccaTTCATTCTAAAAGTAACAGTTAAACTAGTGGTTGGAAGGAATGAGCCATAGCAATATTTGCTTACTTGTGAAACCATTAGGCATAGGAAGAAGTTCCTCATCTGCCGTTTCCTCAATCGTCTAACTGTTATGCTTGCACATTCTCCTTCCTTGAGTTTCCTCATAAATAAGCATaggattttattattagtaaaataatagCAGAGCGGATGCAATTGAAAGGTAAGATACAGTAATGCTGTGTTGCATCAATGACTTGATGACATCAGaaaacttctttttcttttatgtgagCAGAAAAAATCAAGTTATATTAATCTGAAATAGAACAAGATTTTAAAGAGAATCAACTGATGGTGAACGAGGTAGGGCAAGGTATAAAAGACATTTGGCATTGATAACCGTTTTGTGATAATAATCTATATTTACCTCTCCGCAGTTCCAGCTAAGATTATGATTCTCTCCGTCTCGATTGTCTTCACCATTTGCCAAGTTACACTTATTGTTGTATGTCACCAGATCAGCCAAAGTAAATCCATCATGTGCACAAACAAAGTTGATACTATTCCATGGTTTCCTTCCTCCTGCCTGAAAGAAGCTACCAATTATTAGAATAGCTGCTAGTCTCTTGTcggtttatttgaaaaatatttaaattcaccTTAAGCTTTTCAATTAAATCTAACCTAAATAATATGTATGGTTTGcatcaaataagaaatcaaagtttgatttgtttgatttacTTGTGATGTGATTAGTTAAACTAGACTAGCACATATCGAGAGGGCGCAAGTAACTAATAATCCTACatcaattaatttgaaaaatataaatttaaataaataaacccgGGTCTCTCATTTTATCAACTTGATCTTTTGGATTAAATTAAGCCAGATAATATTTTTGGATATGTTAGCCGCAATTAAGATAAAAAATGCTTACTTGATCATTATTGTACTGTGGGAAATATATGGCACTTGAACATTTTTGAAAGTGAGAAGCCATCAAGTTATTGAGTAAATTATATAAAGAAAGTACACTATTTAGTTTAAGATGAACTAGACATTAGCGTGTCCAACAATCTGCAACCACAAATTTGTGTAGACACtgaaccaaacaaacaaaaataagttTAAGTGAACGCACACAATGAACAGATACTGTACTGACCTGGTATAAATTAGGACTTCCACAAAGGCATTGAGCAAAAGCTCCAGAAAATCCATTTGTACCTTTAATGAACTGCCGCACTATATCACGATACTGGGTATATTGACAAGGAAAAGACATGCATAAGCAAATGAGAACTGAGAACTGAGAACAAAAATATAGAATCACCCAGTGTTTCTGCATACAGGCAAGCATAACTTATAAAATGCTGAAAGTGATTAAAATATGACAAATAGCAATAGATAAGGAACAAAAGCTTTAACTGAAAAGGCAAGATGATGGTTTTTGAGAAGAACATAGCTATGCTCTTGTAGGCAGAGGCCAagattttatcattttcatttaataactATAGAAACCACGCTTCCACTTGCAGCCTATCTTATCTATTACTAATTTCAGATGAAGTAAATAGGATCGTTGGTGCCTAAGCTTCTCAGTCATCCATTATGCTTTAGACAAAAAACTTTTTCCTTAGACCATCAAATCTCCACGatcattttgattaaataaataaaaaagaaaacacaaaatttatgAACCTGAGCATGGAATCTTAAGACCATGAAGCACAAAAATCCTTGCCTATAGCCAGCATTCTAACTTCTAAGCAAGCTCCAACAAGCACTAGAACCCTCTGCTCCCTTTTAAACCCATTACAACAATGTTTGCAGTGCTCTTTACTTCAAGCCATCAAGCAGAGATATGGGCAAGTAATTAGAACCACTCAAACATTAACACAAGCACCAGTTTTCTTCACAGTTGAAGTTCATCAACTGCAGAAACTATGATGAAGTAAGCCAGAACTCCAGTATCTATATTATAATCTATATTAGCCACTCAAAAATTAGGTCCTGGATTTATATTGATCAGGAACATGGCTATTATACTCTACTTTATCAGTTTGGCTTGTCAGGATACAGAGAAATTAGAATTCTACGCATTTTTCATTCGTCCTTTTCAGTTCAGCATGCGTTTACAATATGAACCTATTGTAGAAAGTTTACGACACCAACCATATTCACTTGCATTACAAAATTGGAAGTTTTGATTCAATCTATTTCATGAGGGCCAATTTGTTTCTCCTGTTGATATATATGAAAGGTTACAGAACAGGACACTAAATTCTTGGAGAATTTTCTATGCACCAAGAAGACAGGATGATGCAATTTTAGCCGTTAAGTTCTTAGGCTATGCTATGGAGCACACATTTCTCATTGTTGGACACATGTATACCAAATTTAAAGGAAAGATGGAGGCCTCAAATATTTATCAtcctttaaaagaaaaaatcaaaatctatcAGAAGATTTGAATGCTCTCGACCTAAATAAATGCCACAAAGAGACTTGATTTCCAATGCTACGGCAATCTTTGCATTATCACACAGGAATATAGGGCAGTTAACACAAAGGCCAGATGGTATGATGGTTCAGTTCCATCACCAATAAAGTCCAGATATACAAACCTGCCCATTCCACTCTGACCACACGGTCCAATGAGGAAACTGTCCAACTTGGTAAAGTCCTCCAGAATCCCATGCTTCAGCAATGAGCTGTTTaagggaaataaaaaatattaacaaagaaagaaagataggTATATCACTTGAGGGcatttttattaagttttttcCTAAAACATTAGCCAAAGCATCCTtgataacaaaaaaacataacaagaaTCTCCAGAAATGACACTTGTTGAAACTAAAAGCTGTCATGTGTTCCTCGTTAAAAAATAGAGACCAGTCAATCTGGACAGTCacaaaatctttttaatttccCCCAAAAGAAATTCAGACATCATAATTACCTTAACACCCCGGAGAATTGGATCATTGCTAATCATGTCAATGAGCGGTGGGGTACCAAGCGGGCTTCCGGTGGTCAGCATGTCCCCGTCTTTTGGATTCCCGTACACATTAATTGAATCCCATAATCTTAAaggaaaaaattgagaaaataagATTGTAGCACAAACATATAGGAAATTATGCAGAACCCATGCAAGGGAACCTGGAACTCCTAGTCAAAATTGAAGCAAGATCAAAGCGGAAACCATCCACATGCATTTCTACTACCCAATATCTGTGATGCAGAAAAAAGCAAACCTTGTATTAATTGAATGAAACCTCGTATGTTGAATCACAACTTTCAAGTTGAATCTTAAAGGATTACCTTAAACAGTCCACTATAAATTGTCGGACCACAGGATGATTACAATTAAAAGTGTTCCCACATCCTGAATAATTGTAGAACTCACCctgcaaaattattaaaaagccTGCATTATTAagatatttccaaaaacaaCATTCAACCGAgactaaaatatcaaataaactaCTATGAAAACTGACAAGGTGAAAAAAAAGGGTgcaaatgaattaataaaaatcaaatcagggGAAGGCATTAAGTACCATGCTGTTgaggttgtttgagattcatgGTTTATTCCTTCAAAATGCAATGAGAGAACCACGCTATTGATATAAAAGCTAATACCTTCGGTGCAAGCATATAATAAGTGCTGTTGTCAGCACCCCTAAATGACAGTATAGGGCCATTTTCGTTTCCTTCAGCTGTATGATTAAAAACAACATCCAAGAGCACCTGACATTGAAATACTGGATGAAACATCACTTGACACTACACTTTCAGTTTGCTTTGATGCTAAACGAATTATTCTGTACCTCAATGCCTCGTTTATGAGCTTCCCTAACAAAGGTCTTGAATTCATTTATTGCATCATGGCCACAATTACTCATGCCAGCAGATGAGTATCTTATCATTGGAGAAAAGTAGTTGATAGTTGAGTAT from Dioscorea cayenensis subsp. rotundata cultivar TDr96_F1 unplaced genomic scaffold, TDr96_F1_v2_PseudoChromosome.rev07_lg8_w22 25.fasta BLBR01001548.1, whole genome shotgun sequence encodes the following:
- the LOC120256647 gene encoding uncharacterized protein LOC120256647 isoform X1 → MASYVLGKMKTLKRKEVDDVSDDFSEFSLLSPSIKMRRLDVERPSVMQEEPAVPLVSQQQLLSEQIGSAAPEVDAVVEDVPLIPVNEERAIVLYKPIDTPLYLSPSSSNASFTVSSDMLPGLKNQAFLCQNSNLSVSNLLINCKEAANDALAMVPWVPTQATATSWSQVEGSSSSVSIEPMEAEEECASMELEEESEQASSSGTGAGVFQQWQRQHCMMPEIPTATTTTATTPVMW
- the LOC120256647 gene encoding uncharacterized protein LOC120256647 isoform X2 → MQEEPAVPLVSQQQLLSEQIGSAAPEVDAVVEDVPLIPVNEERAIVLYKPIDTPLYLSPSSSNASFTVSSDMLPGLKNQAFLCQNSNLSVSNLLINCKEAANDALAMVPWVPTQATATSWSQVEGSSSSVSIEPMEAEEECASMELEEESEQASSSGTGAGVFQQWQRQHCMMPEIPTATTTTATTPVMW
- the LOC120256649 gene encoding uncharacterized protein LOC120256649 translates to MAVWVDSGKLMMNLSGWYRRTLAASATSSSAGVAWKRRLDVAPLRCSPLEQDIDIQRDLQSQDEDLAILCEPCKGTGWLVCDLCKGQKTNVKAKNNRIYRRCPTCKAVGYILCSKCKVFKCVTFPDFEDGDLLVT
- the LOC120256634 gene encoding uncharacterized protein LOC120256634, translated to MASSPPTELKEKPNSNEDKKRRRPPSAEEMLAHYEAQGLDTREASLKAIKELQLLLYRSVSSARPGAKKDDDSTRKLDNVYTRLAILDMKLDSKPNFPQSLAIGVTAQAIFTGLSTIYKVVRSATRGSPPPSS
- the LOC120256633 gene encoding isoamylase 1, chloroplastic isoform X2, with the protein product MELASAVSGLIRAPDPGLLWSKCRIPLLDSRSNRVSVGVGRSVKEMRDARRIASFVVNASSGGAEMETLVVKKTGLRDFKVLAGRPLPFGATACEDGVNFAVYSGSAEAATLCLFTLSDLKENKVSEQISLDPVVNRTGNVWHVFLQGDLKNLLYGYKIDGKFQPEEGHYYDYSRVILDPYAKAVTSREEYGVLGLDGGNWPQMAGMIPVSDVEFDWGGDLPLRLPQKDLVIYEMHVRGFTKHDSSKVDFPGTYIGATEKLDYLKELGINCVELMPCQEFNEMEYFGHSTAMKGKKVNFWGYSTINYFSPMIRYSSAGMSNCGHDAINEFKTFVREAHKRGIEVLLDVVFNHTAEGNENGPILSFRGADNSTYYMLAPKGEFYNYSGCGNTFNCNHPVVRQFIVDCLRYWVVEMHVDGFRFDLASILTRSSRLWDSINVYGNPKDGDMLTTGSPLGTPPLIDMISNDPILRGVKLIAEAWDSGGLYQVGQFPHWTVWSEWNGQYRDIVRQFIKGTNGFSGAFAQCLCGSPNLYQAGGRKPWNSINFVCAHDGFTLADLVTYNNKCNLANGEDNRDGENHNLSWNCGEEGECASITVRRLRKRQMRNFFLCLMVSQGVPMIYMGDEYGHSKGGNNNTYCHDNHLNYFRWDRKEDSSSDFYRFCHLMTKFRSECESLGLDDFPTGDRLQWHGHRHCAPDWSKTSRFVAFSMTDKVMQEIYIAFNTSHLPVTVSLPERPGYIWEPLVDTSKPSPYDFLSDDLPDKPTAIKQYAGFLHSNLYPMLSYSSIILILRPDPESLL
- the LOC120256633 gene encoding isoamylase 1, chloroplastic isoform X1, with product MELASAVSGLIRAPDPGLLWSKCRIPLLDSRSNRVSVGVGRSVKEMRDARRIASFVVNASSGGAEMETLVVKKTGLRDFKVLAGRPLPFGATACEDGVNFAVYSGSAEAATLCLFTLSDLKENKVSEQISLDPVVNRTGNVWHVFLQGDLKNLLYGYKIDGKFQPEEGHYYDYSRVILDPYAKAVTSREEYGVLGLDGGNWPQMAGMIPVSDVEFDWGGDLPLRLPQKDLVIYEMHVRGFTKHDSSKVDFPGTYIGATEKLDYLKELGINCVELMPCQEFNEMEYFGHSTAMKGKNFLARVNFWGYSTINYFSPMIRYSSAGMSNCGHDAINEFKTFVREAHKRGIEVLLDVVFNHTAEGNENGPILSFRGADNSTYYMLAPKGEFYNYSGCGNTFNCNHPVVRQFIVDCLRYWVVEMHVDGFRFDLASILTRSSRLWDSINVYGNPKDGDMLTTGSPLGTPPLIDMISNDPILRGVKLIAEAWDSGGLYQVGQFPHWTVWSEWNGQYRDIVRQFIKGTNGFSGAFAQCLCGSPNLYQAGGRKPWNSINFVCAHDGFTLADLVTYNNKCNLANGEDNRDGENHNLSWNCGEEGECASITVRRLRKRQMRNFFLCLMVSQGVPMIYMGDEYGHSKGGNNNTYCHDNHLNYFRWDRKEDSSSDFYRFCHLMTKFRSECESLGLDDFPTGDRLQWHGHRHCAPDWSKTSRFVAFSMTDKVMQEIYIAFNTSHLPVTVSLPERPGYIWEPLVDTSKPSPYDFLSDDLPDKPTAIKQYAGFLHSNLYPMLSYSSIILILRPDPESLL